The Apis cerana isolate GH-2021 linkage group LG12, AcerK_1.0, whole genome shotgun sequence genome window below encodes:
- the LOC107998904 gene encoding DNA-directed RNA polymerases I and III subunit RPAC1 isoform X2, producing the protein MRESEDTRELEFDLIGYPVGFANAFRRVLLSEVPTMAIEKVYIVNNTSLIQDEVLAHRLGLIPLRADPRLFEYPSSTAKDQDEVSDQDTLRYELKISCTWNSQAPKDSRRTNDMYRNSNVYSRDIKWVPIGHQAELYPRGTEQLGVLENDILICKMRPGQEIHAFMHAVKGIGKDHAKFSPVATASYRLLPDIQIIKPVKGEMADRLKNCFSIGVIEVIENKPGDPDSREARVKNPRYDSCSRNVFQHEDLKGCIRLSRIRNHIIFTIESVGTLLPSVLFVEAIKILKGKCKTFLEELEHIGK; encoded by the exons ATGAGAGAATCTGAAGATACTAGAGAGCtagaatttgatttaataggTTATCCTGTTGGGTTTGCTAATGCATTTCGTAGAGTTCTTTTAAGTGAAGTACCAACCATGGCTAtagaaaaagtttatattgtgAATAATACAAGTTTGATTCAAGATGAAGTTTTAGCTCAtag attaggTTTAATACCACTTCGAGCTGATCCgagattatttgaatatccTTCCTCTACTGCTAAAGATCAAGATGAAGTTAGTGATCAAGATACATTAAGATATGAACTTAAAATATCATGTACTTGGAATTCTCAAGCACCTAAAGATTCTCGAAGAACAAATGATATGTATAGAAATAGCaatg tatatagtagAGATATTAAATGGGTTCCTATTGGACATCAAGCAGAACTCTATCCTCGAGGAACAGAACAATTAGGTGttttagaaaatgatattttaatatgtaaaatgcgTCCAGGACAAGAAATTCATGCTTTTATGCATGCAGTTAAAGGAATTGGGAAAGATCATGCTAAATTTTCTCCTGTAg ctACAGCATCATACAGATTATTACcagatatacaaataataaaaccagTAAAAGGAGAAATGGcagatcgtttaaaaaattgctttaGCATAGGTGTTATAgaagtaattgaaaataaacctGGTGATCCAGATTCTCGTGAAGCAAGAGTAAAAAATCCTCGTTATGATAGTTGTTCTAGAAATGTGTTTCAGCATGAGGATCTCAAAGGATGTATACGATTAAGTAGAATAAGAAATCATATTATct ttACTATTGAATCAGTGGGAACATTATTACCATCTGTATTATTTGTAGAAGCAATTAAGATACTTAAAGGAAAGtgtaaaacatttttagaaGAACTTGAacatattggaaaataa
- the LOC107998904 gene encoding DNA-directed RNA polymerases I and III subunit RPAC1 isoform X1 produces MEEIRKSRVILEEYGIPNASEYTHYQPQQDWNLHNFKKEFRIQVMRESEDTRELEFDLIGYPVGFANAFRRVLLSEVPTMAIEKVYIVNNTSLIQDEVLAHRLGLIPLRADPRLFEYPSSTAKDQDEVSDQDTLRYELKISCTWNSQAPKDSRRTNDMYRNSNVYSRDIKWVPIGHQAELYPRGTEQLGVLENDILICKMRPGQEIHAFMHAVKGIGKDHAKFSPVATASYRLLPDIQIIKPVKGEMADRLKNCFSIGVIEVIENKPGDPDSREARVKNPRYDSCSRNVFQHEDLKGCIRLSRIRNHIIFTIESVGTLLPSVLFVEAIKILKGKCKTFLEELEHIGK; encoded by the exons atggaagaaattcgaaaatctcGTGTTATTCTTGAAGAATATGGTATACCAAAT gctTCTGAATATACACATTATCAACCTCAACAGGATTggaatttacataattttaaaaaa GAATTCAGAATACAAGTTATGAGAGAATCTGAAGATACTAGAGAGCtagaatttgatttaataggTTATCCTGTTGGGTTTGCTAATGCATTTCGTAGAGTTCTTTTAAGTGAAGTACCAACCATGGCTAtagaaaaagtttatattgtgAATAATACAAGTTTGATTCAAGATGAAGTTTTAGCTCAtag attaggTTTAATACCACTTCGAGCTGATCCgagattatttgaatatccTTCCTCTACTGCTAAAGATCAAGATGAAGTTAGTGATCAAGATACATTAAGATATGAACTTAAAATATCATGTACTTGGAATTCTCAAGCACCTAAAGATTCTCGAAGAACAAATGATATGTATAGAAATAGCaatg tatatagtagAGATATTAAATGGGTTCCTATTGGACATCAAGCAGAACTCTATCCTCGAGGAACAGAACAATTAGGTGttttagaaaatgatattttaatatgtaaaatgcgTCCAGGACAAGAAATTCATGCTTTTATGCATGCAGTTAAAGGAATTGGGAAAGATCATGCTAAATTTTCTCCTGTAg ctACAGCATCATACAGATTATTACcagatatacaaataataaaaccagTAAAAGGAGAAATGGcagatcgtttaaaaaattgctttaGCATAGGTGTTATAgaagtaattgaaaataaacctGGTGATCCAGATTCTCGTGAAGCAAGAGTAAAAAATCCTCGTTATGATAGTTGTTCTAGAAATGTGTTTCAGCATGAGGATCTCAAAGGATGTATACGATTAAGTAGAATAAGAAATCATATTATct ttACTATTGAATCAGTGGGAACATTATTACCATCTGTATTATTTGTAGAAGCAATTAAGATACTTAAAGGAAAGtgtaaaacatttttagaaGAACTTGAacatattggaaaataa
- the LOC107999003 gene encoding ATP synthase subunit gamma, mitochondrial, translating to MFSNHMKTLVQLVVQQQQHQRGMATLKAISIRLKSVKNIQKITQSMKMVSAAKYNRAERDLKQARPLGVGTKIFYEQAEIQAPPEDEKKLVVAITSDRGLCGAVHTGVSRNIRDSLLADPKERENTKIICVGEKSRAILSRLFANNILFVASEVGRKPPTFNDAAKVAIEIMNSGYSFGSGRIVYNRFKSVVSYSVDQLPLFDKNAVVSAPKLSLYDSLDENVIQSYLEFSLASLLFYSMKEGACSEQSSRMTAMDNASKNAGEMIDKLTLTFNRTRQAVITRELIEIISGAAALD from the exons ATGTTTTCTAATCATATGAAAACACTTGTGCAACTTGTTgtacaacaacagcaacatcAACGTGGTATGGCAACTCTTAAAGCCATTTctataagattaaaatctgtaaaaaatattcagaaaattaCTCAATCAATGAAAATGGTATCTGCTGCTAAATATAATAGAGCAGAAAGAGATTTAAAACAAGCAAGACCTCTTGGTGTTGgtacaaaaatcttttatgaACAAGCTGAAATTCAAGCTCCGccagaagatgaaaaaaaacttgtagTAGCAATAACAAGTGATCGTGGATTGTGTGGTGCTGTACATACTGGAGTTTCTCGTAATATTAGAGATTCTCTTTTAGCAGATCCCAAAGAAcgtgaaaatacaaaaattatatgtgtTGGTGAAAAATCACGAGCAATTTTGTCACGATTGTttgctaataatatattatttgttgcaTCTGAAGTTGGTCGTAAACCACCTACATTTAATGATGCTGCCAAAGTAGCAATTGAAATCATGAACAGTGG ataTAGTTTTGGTTCTGGTCGTATTGTTTATAATAGATTCAAATCTGTAGTATCATATAGTGTTGATCAATTACctctttttgataaaaatgcaGTAGTCAGTGCaccaaaattatctttatatgatTCTTTGGATGAAAATGTAATTCAAAGCTATTTAGAGTTTTCTCTAgcctctttattattttattcaatgaaaGAAGGTGCTTGTAGTGAACAATCAAGTCGAATGACTGCTATGGATAATGCTAGCAAGAATGCAGGAGAAATGATAGATAAATTAACTCTGACGTTCAATCGTACTCGACAAGCTGTAATTACTagagaattaattgaaatcattTCTGGTGCTGCTGctttggattaa
- the LOC107998908 gene encoding protein jagunal, whose product MASKVTLSQALGTDGSDFNHRQKIASHYQISATNKSRLKYCIFFHYLLFFVMLAKLQADILDHLDIFILEIEELQVPQPLWWEYIWCTSLILNFLALSAIKKNNIKTLKQYMIGIILLGYGPLLYALIYYFKDVWKYLTIGKTDEIHFWQDLPYGLLWYAFILLASQVHSFSLFFSWNLLIAWKTRGSKKAD is encoded by the exons atggcTTCAAAAGTTACACTGTCCCAAGCTTTGGGTACAGATGGAAGTGATTTTAATCATAGACAAAAAATTGCTAGTCATTATCAAATCAG cgcaacaaataaatcaagactgaaatattgtatattttttcattatcttcttttctttgttatgCTTGCTAAATTGCAAGCTGATATTTTAGATCATTTGGATATATTCATTTTGGAAATTGAGGAATTGCAAGTACCAcag cCTCTATGGTGGGAATATATCTGGTGtacaagtttaattttaaattttcttgcattatctgctattaaaaaaaataatattaaaacattaaaacaatatatgatAGGTATCATTCTATTAGGATATGGTCCATTACTTTATgcacttatttattattttaaggatgtttggaaatatttaactattgGTAAAACAGATGAAATTCATTTCTGGCAg gatCTACCATATGGATTGTTGTGGTATGCATTTATTCTCTTAGCATCACAagttcattctttttctttgtttttttcttggaatctTTTAATAGCCTGGAAAACACGAGGAAGTAAAAAAgcagattaa
- the LOC107999000 gene encoding tRNA (adenine(58)-N(1))-methyltransferase catalytic subunit TRMT61A codes for MSFNKAKEFIEEGDVVILYLGPNNMHSLEIKPKIFNKKGKMVDNIFQTIYGALKVFSLVGQKYGTKIQLSRGWVYVLQPTPELWTLTVPHRTQIIYSPDISLIMYLMDLAPGSIIIETGTGSGSLSHALIRTIRPHGHLYTFDFHEERVNVAQAEFKRHGLDKFVTSNYKDVCMEGFGKQLENKVDAIFLDLPRPWLAIDHAVCTLKKSGGKLCSFSPCIEQVQRTCAKLVSKGFIEFNTYECLQREVNVQYRNLSILELECLKYEHKEDEDIEQNKNEKQEQTKLLTVTHARSLPGHTGFITIATLPPLYARKLELNLESKN; via the exons atgagTTTTAATAAAGCAAAAGAATTCATAGAAGAAGGAGATgtggtaattttatatttaggaCCTAATAATATGCATTCTTTAGAAATCAaaccaaaaatattcaataaaaaaggtaaaatggttgataatatttttcaaacaatttatgGAGCACTCAAAGTATTTTCTCTTGTGGGACAAAAATATGGAACTAAGATACAACTTTCTCGAGGATGGGTATATGTGTTACAACCAACACCAGAACTTTGGACATTAACAGTTCCACATAGaacacaaattatttatagtccTGATATAAGtctaattatgtatttaatggATTTAGCACCAGGaagtataattattgaaacag gTACTGGAAGTGGATCTCTTTCTCATGCTCTTATTCGTACAATTCGTCCCCATGGCCATCTTTATACATTTGATTTTCATGAAGAACGTGTAAATGTTGCTCAAGCAGAGTTTAAAAGACATGGACTTGATAAATTTGTAActtcaaattataaagatgTTTGTATGGAAGGATTTGGAAAACAATTAGAAAACAAAGtggatgcaatttttttagatcTTCCACGTCCATGGTTAGCAATAGATCATGCAGTatgtactttaaaaaaatcag gtgGAAAATTatgttctttttctccttgTATTGAGCAAGTTCAACGTACTTGTGCAAAATTGGTATCAAAAGGATTTATTGAATTCAATACATATGAATGTTTACAAAGAGAAGTAAATGTACAATATAGAAATCTTTCTATATTGGAATtggaatgtttaaaatatgag cataaagaagatgaagatatagaacaaaataaaaatgaaaaacaagaaCAAACAAAATTGCTAACAGTAACGCATGCTCGTTCTTTACCTGGTCATACAGGATTTATTACAATTGCTACATTACCTCCATTATATGCACGAAAGTTAGAATTGAATTTAgaatccaaaaattaa